One stretch of Euphorbia lathyris chromosome 7, ddEupLath1.1, whole genome shotgun sequence DNA includes these proteins:
- the LOC136235086 gene encoding pathogen-related protein-like, whose product MATSGDKYRSFLHGEGEKNTKWRFGGPPNYDIVNKLFEQGRTKVWAAGSLEEKVQNLLKTWEMEVFHKVCFDDYKSIDPNNYTFSLNGMKAVTLEGKKKLGGGYNTFLQTSLPVKYRAYDPDKETVDTSHVAFTTAFPRGFAVEILHVYSGPPVIVYKFRHWGYMEGPFKGYAPTGELVEIFGMSIFQVDENMKVVKVEIFMDGGGLLGGLMKGATIDAASASASTCPFLTGTG is encoded by the exons ATGGCAACTTCAGGAGACAAGTATAGATCATTCTTACATGGAGAAGGAGAGAAGAACACCAAATGGAGATTTGGAGGCCCTCCAAACTACGATATTGTTAATAAACTCTTTGAACAAGGCAGAACTAAG GTGTGGGCAGCAGGGTCACTAGAAGAAAAAGTACAGAACCTGTTGAAGACATGGGAGATGGAAGTGTTCCACAAGGTTTGCTTTGATGATTATAAATCAATTGATCCCAACAACTACACTTTCAGCCTAAATG GAATGAAAGCGGTAACATTAGAAGGAAAGAAGAAGCTTGGAGGAGGATACAATACTTTTCTTCAGACTTCACTACCAGTGAAGTACAGGGCGTATGATCCTGATAAAGAAACTGTAGATACATCTCATGTAGCTTTTACAACAGCATTTCCTAGAGGCTTTGCAGTGGAAATTCTCCATGTTTACTCAGGCCCGCCGGTGATTGTGTACAAGTTTAGACATTGGGGTTATATGGAAGGTCCTTTTAAAGGCTATGCTCCCACTGGAGAATTAGTTGAAATCTTTGGCATGTCTATCTTTCAG gtgGATGAGAATATGAAAGTAGTGAAGGTTGAGATATTTATGGATGGTGGAGGATTGCTTGGTGGTCTTATGAAGGGTGCTACCATTGATGCAGCTTCAGCTTCAGCTTCAACTTGTCCTTTCTTGACAGGCACAGGATAG